The following proteins come from a genomic window of Brevibacillus antibioticus:
- the bioF gene encoding 8-amino-7-oxononanoate synthase: MKKRYKWLEEEYDSLRKQSLAREWSIVESASDRAGTWIQVEGKPLLNLSSNNYLGLAHDQRIVDAGKMAAEEWGAGGTASRLVHGNYALYDELEQQLASWKGREGALVFANGYQANTGVLAALAGRGDAVFSDRLNHASIVDGIVLSRAEHFRYRHNDMEHLEFLLKKHQDARRKWIVTDSIFSMDGDKAPLLALVQLRDRYDAMLMVDEAHAGGVRGEEGQGLCHELGIAGQVDVLMGTFSKAFGVYGAYVCADEIIIRYLMTKARSLVYSTALPPAVIGSNLAALSLIQTDSWRRKAVRRNALVFRQLLRSRGFTVDEEDTPIIPLTIGENEWTLQFSKRLRQRGIAAVAIRPPTVPAGSARIRFTVMADHTHEELEWACEQVSEIRDELHKGGTIS; this comes from the coding sequence ATGAAGAAACGCTACAAATGGCTGGAAGAAGAATATGATTCGCTGCGCAAACAATCGTTGGCAAGAGAATGGAGCATCGTAGAGTCAGCCAGTGATCGAGCGGGCACGTGGATTCAAGTCGAAGGGAAACCATTATTAAACCTGTCATCGAACAACTATTTGGGCTTGGCCCATGATCAACGAATCGTGGATGCTGGCAAGATGGCGGCAGAGGAGTGGGGGGCAGGAGGAACTGCCTCTCGTCTCGTCCATGGCAACTACGCGTTATACGACGAGCTGGAACAACAATTGGCTTCGTGGAAAGGGAGAGAAGGGGCGCTTGTCTTTGCAAACGGCTATCAGGCAAATACAGGGGTACTGGCAGCGCTTGCTGGAAGAGGCGACGCAGTTTTTAGTGATCGGTTGAATCACGCCAGCATTGTAGACGGGATCGTGCTCAGTCGGGCGGAGCATTTTCGGTACAGACACAACGACATGGAGCATCTGGAATTTTTGCTGAAAAAGCACCAGGATGCTAGGCGGAAGTGGATTGTCACCGACAGCATATTCTCTATGGACGGTGACAAAGCTCCCCTTCTTGCATTGGTACAACTGCGTGATCGTTACGATGCCATGCTGATGGTTGACGAAGCCCATGCAGGGGGAGTGCGTGGAGAAGAGGGGCAGGGCTTGTGCCACGAGCTGGGGATCGCCGGACAAGTCGATGTTTTGATGGGAACCTTCAGCAAGGCATTTGGTGTTTATGGGGCATACGTATGCGCAGATGAGATCATCATTCGTTATTTGATGACAAAAGCGCGTTCGCTGGTGTATTCCACAGCTCTACCCCCTGCTGTGATTGGCTCGAATCTGGCGGCGTTGTCTTTGATACAAACAGACTCTTGGCGAAGAAAAGCAGTGAGGCGGAATGCGCTCGTGTTTCGCCAGTTGCTTCGCTCACGCGGGTTTACCGTAGACGAGGAAGATACGCCAATCATCCCGCTCACAATAGGAGAGAATGAATGGACCCTGCAATTTAGCAAAAGGCTGCGGCAACGGGGGATTGCAGCAGTGGCGATTCGACCTCCTACTGTGCCAGCAGGAAGCGCCCGTATCCGTTTTACAGTGATGGCTGACCATACGCACGAAGAGCTAGAGTGGGCTTGCGAGCAAGTGAGCGAAATCAGGGACGAGCTTCACAAAGGAGGGACGATATCATGA
- a CDS encoding alpha/beta fold hydrolase, with product MRKVMLWLTGWGMPDCSWDAVRSQFPSYQHIIPTYSDVTDSLQFYKRVEEEVRPFWGQELIVVGWSMGGMLGIRLAAQYPVSGLVLIGTTARFICKQHDLRKGWHPVVLQRMKRQLSVARERVMDAFVEQMLTPGEREQVGFHVRMDSQKWSTAALIAGLTYLEEEDCRPFLSSLTTPTLVIHGMKDAICSLAAGEELASSVSGANFVPIQNCGHAPHVFVPEVVGDSLKRMVEQLAEEGNQQPI from the coding sequence ATGAGAAAAGTGATGCTGTGGCTAACTGGGTGGGGAATGCCAGATTGCAGCTGGGATGCAGTTCGCTCACAGTTTCCTTCCTATCAGCACATCATTCCTACTTATTCGGACGTCACTGATTCCTTGCAATTTTACAAGAGAGTAGAAGAGGAAGTCCGTCCTTTTTGGGGTCAGGAGTTGATTGTAGTGGGGTGGTCTATGGGCGGGATGCTCGGAATACGCCTTGCTGCCCAGTACCCGGTCTCAGGACTTGTTTTGATCGGCACTACAGCTCGCTTTATTTGCAAACAACATGATCTTCGCAAAGGGTGGCATCCTGTTGTTTTGCAAAGAATGAAAAGGCAGCTTTCCGTAGCACGCGAGCGGGTGATGGACGCATTTGTCGAACAGATGCTAACACCAGGAGAGCGTGAACAAGTAGGTTTTCATGTGAGAATGGACAGCCAGAAGTGGAGCACAGCGGCGCTGATTGCGGGCTTGACCTATTTGGAAGAAGAGGATTGCCGCCCGTTCCTGTCATCGCTGACTACTCCTACTCTCGTCATTCATGGAATGAAGGATGCTATCTGTTCGCTCGCAGCCGGAGAAGAACTGGCGAGTAGTGTTTCAGGTGCCAATTTCGTGCCCATTCAGAACTGTGGTCATGCCCCGCATGTATTTGTTCCAGAGGTTGTAGGAGATTCGCTAAAGAGGATGGTGGAGCAGCTTGCAGAAGAGGGCAATCAGCAGCCGATTTAG
- the bioA gene encoding adenosylmethionine--8-amino-7-oxononanoate transaminase: protein MLTKVVIWLLNSYTELSAKNKQYVWHPFTQMKDYVAQEPLIIARGEGIKLFDVNGKAYYDGFSSVWLNVHGHNVPELNQAITEQLDQIAHSTLLGMANVPSILLAEKLIYLAPKGLSKVFYSDNGATAVEISLKMAFQYWQNRGQTGKHSFITMNNAYHGDTIGATSVGAIPLYHQVYKPLLFSPHVIPYPYPYRQGGEEAAVQATLSSLESLLRDRAHEIAAMIVEPVVQGASGMIIMPDGCLKKIAELLRAYDVLLIADEVATGFGRTGKMFACEHDGVVPDIMAVAKGLTGGYLPVAATLVTEQIYDAFFADYEEQKTFFHGHSFTGNPLGCAVALANLRLMEERGVVQQVAQKAIDLDQLLGSLYDLPHVGEIRQKGLMAGIELVRDKETKEPYHWNERIGVRVCQVAREKGLLTRPLGNVIVFIPPLVSTTEELADMVRFLAESIQEVTTDDTRRSD, encoded by the coding sequence ATGTTAACCAAGGTTGTGATTTGGTTGTTAAATAGTTATACAGAGCTCTCTGCCAAAAACAAGCAATACGTTTGGCATCCCTTCACCCAAATGAAAGACTACGTCGCACAGGAGCCATTGATTATTGCGAGAGGAGAAGGGATCAAGCTGTTCGATGTGAACGGCAAGGCCTACTACGACGGTTTTTCCTCCGTGTGGTTGAACGTCCACGGTCACAACGTTCCCGAGCTGAATCAGGCGATCACGGAACAGCTTGACCAGATTGCCCACTCTACCTTGCTCGGCATGGCAAATGTGCCGTCCATTCTACTAGCGGAAAAGCTGATCTACCTCGCTCCAAAAGGATTGAGCAAAGTCTTTTACTCTGACAACGGGGCAACGGCGGTCGAAATCTCACTGAAAATGGCCTTCCAATACTGGCAGAATCGCGGGCAGACCGGCAAGCATTCGTTTATCACAATGAACAATGCCTATCACGGAGATACGATTGGAGCCACCAGTGTGGGAGCCATTCCTCTCTACCATCAGGTCTACAAACCACTGCTCTTTTCTCCACATGTCATTCCATACCCTTATCCATACAGACAAGGCGGCGAAGAAGCAGCTGTTCAGGCCACATTGAGCAGTCTGGAAAGTTTGCTTAGGGATAGAGCTCATGAGATTGCGGCGATGATCGTAGAGCCTGTCGTGCAGGGAGCAAGCGGCATGATTATCATGCCGGATGGTTGCTTGAAAAAAATTGCGGAGCTGTTGCGCGCCTATGATGTATTGCTGATCGCAGACGAAGTAGCGACAGGATTTGGACGCACGGGCAAAATGTTCGCTTGTGAGCATGATGGGGTCGTGCCGGATATCATGGCAGTTGCAAAAGGGCTTACGGGAGGGTATTTGCCTGTAGCGGCTACCTTAGTAACCGAGCAGATTTATGATGCCTTTTTCGCTGACTATGAGGAACAGAAAACCTTTTTCCACGGACATTCATTCACGGGAAATCCACTAGGCTGTGCAGTTGCTCTCGCCAACCTGCGGCTGATGGAGGAGCGCGGAGTTGTTCAACAAGTCGCACAAAAAGCAATCGATCTGGATCAATTGCTAGGGTCGCTGTACGACTTGCCTCATGTAGGAGAAATACGGCAAAAAGGCTTGATGGCGGGAATCGAGCTGGTTCGGGATAAAGAGACCAAGGAGCCTTATCACTGGAATGAGCGGATCGGTGTACGTGTCTGTCAGGTAGCAAGAGAAAAAGGGCTCCTGACACGACCGTTGGGCAACGTCATCGTTTTTATCCCGCCGCTTGTATCTACAACCGAAGAATTGGCTGACATGGTTCGGTTTTTGGCGGAATCGATTCAGGAAGTAACGACAGATGATACGAGGAGGAGTGATTGA
- the bioC gene encoding malonyl-ACP O-methyltransferase BioC: MQKRAISSRFSEKAVSYEKYALVQKKMVDQLRQMVTEITNENEVRNILEIGCGTGGLTLVIRSRFSAAYYEAVEIAPGMLEQAKNNMEQRGLNCSFSQADAEEWVWEQQAKSKDLIVSGACFQWFAKPAHTLKGLGRILKPGAPLVFSTFGPDTFWELHDSFANAHAILEEKGVRHGLEFLSARDWHEQLEQAGFTDIEIIRKYERLTYPGVRDFLHAVKAIGANTSMEQGGGLGRRKLLAEMIRYYEQTYKTETGIHVTYEVIYVRAVSSM; this comes from the coding sequence TTGCAGAAGAGGGCAATCAGCAGCCGATTTAGTGAGAAGGCTGTCTCATACGAAAAATACGCACTCGTGCAAAAGAAGATGGTAGATCAATTGCGTCAAATGGTTACAGAGATAACGAACGAGAACGAGGTACGAAACATCCTAGAGATTGGCTGTGGGACAGGGGGGCTAACTCTCGTCATTCGCAGCCGTTTTTCTGCTGCCTATTACGAGGCGGTAGAGATTGCGCCAGGTATGCTGGAACAGGCGAAGAACAACATGGAGCAGCGCGGCCTGAATTGTTCATTTTCTCAAGCCGATGCTGAAGAATGGGTTTGGGAACAACAGGCGAAGTCAAAGGATTTGATCGTTTCAGGAGCGTGTTTTCAGTGGTTTGCCAAGCCAGCGCATACGCTAAAAGGATTGGGAAGAATCCTGAAGCCAGGAGCACCATTGGTTTTTTCGACATTTGGACCCGATACTTTTTGGGAGCTACATGATTCGTTTGCGAATGCTCATGCGATTTTGGAGGAGAAGGGAGTGCGCCATGGCTTGGAGTTTCTCTCTGCACGTGATTGGCACGAGCAATTGGAGCAAGCAGGGTTTACGGATATAGAGATCATTAGGAAATATGAACGGTTAACCTACCCGGGTGTACGCGATTTCTTGCATGCCGTGAAAGCCATTGGCGCCAACACAAGTATGGAGCAAGGGGGCGGTCTTGGACGCAGAAAACTCCTTGCAGAAATGATTCGTTACTATGAGCAGACGTATAAAACAGAAACGGGTATCCATGTCACCTACGAAGTTATTTACGTTCGCGCGGTTTCATCCATGTAG
- the wecB gene encoding non-hydrolyzing UDP-N-acetylglucosamine 2-epimerase produces MKTVKVMTVFGTRPEAIKMAPLVHELNKYSEQIESVVCVTAQHRQMLDQVLDIFDIQPDIDLNIMKDRQTLVGVTTRALESLDETMKEVKPDIVLVHGDTTTTFVASLAAFYNQVAIGHVEAGLRTWDKYSPFPEEMNRQLTGVMADLHFSPTNGSADNLRREAKPEESIYVTGNTAIDALKTTVREDYTHPVLDRVAGQKLVLMTAHRRENLGEPMRRIFRAVRRLVDEHPEIAVVYPVHLNPAVQEVAQEILGNHDRISLIEPMDALDFHNFARRAHLILTDSGGVQEEAPSLGVPVLVLRDTTERPEGIEAGTLKLVGTDEEQVYAMAKELLTNQAAYDAMAHAVNPYGDGEASRRIVEAILYHFGLRAEKPEPFQPGQ; encoded by the coding sequence ATGAAAACTGTAAAAGTAATGACGGTATTCGGCACACGTCCAGAAGCGATCAAAATGGCACCGCTTGTCCATGAATTGAACAAGTACAGCGAGCAAATCGAATCTGTCGTTTGCGTGACGGCCCAACATCGTCAAATGCTCGATCAGGTTTTGGACATTTTTGATATTCAACCAGACATTGATTTGAACATCATGAAGGATCGCCAAACGCTGGTGGGTGTGACTACTCGCGCGTTGGAGAGCCTAGATGAAACGATGAAGGAAGTAAAACCGGACATTGTCCTCGTGCACGGGGATACGACAACCACTTTTGTGGCGAGTCTGGCTGCTTTTTATAATCAAGTCGCGATTGGCCACGTGGAAGCGGGCTTGCGCACATGGGACAAGTATTCGCCGTTCCCGGAAGAGATGAACCGCCAGTTGACAGGTGTAATGGCTGACCTTCATTTCTCTCCGACCAATGGATCGGCTGACAATCTTCGTCGCGAAGCAAAGCCGGAAGAGAGCATCTACGTGACAGGAAACACAGCGATTGACGCGTTGAAAACAACGGTTCGCGAGGATTACACACATCCGGTGCTTGATCGCGTAGCTGGTCAGAAGCTGGTACTGATGACGGCACACCGCCGCGAAAATTTGGGCGAGCCGATGCGCCGTATTTTCCGTGCCGTTCGAAGACTGGTGGACGAGCATCCCGAGATTGCTGTTGTGTATCCGGTTCACTTGAATCCTGCTGTACAAGAAGTAGCGCAGGAGATTCTCGGAAACCACGATCGCATTTCGTTGATCGAACCAATGGATGCCCTTGATTTCCACAACTTCGCTCGTCGTGCCCATCTCATCCTGACCGATTCTGGCGGGGTGCAGGAGGAAGCGCCATCTCTTGGCGTACCAGTCTTGGTTCTGCGCGATACGACAGAACGTCCTGAGGGGATTGAAGCAGGCACGTTAAAGCTCGTGGGAACCGACGAAGAGCAAGTGTATGCAATGGCAAAAGAATTACTGACCAACCAAGCGGCTTACGATGCTATGGCGCATGCTGTCAACCCATATGGGGATGGCGAGGCTTCCCGCCGCATCGTAGAAGCAATTCTCTATCATTTTGGTTTGCGCGCTGAAAAACCAGAGCCTTTCCAACCAGGTCAGTAA
- a CDS encoding phosphodiester glycosidase family protein: MRAQRIVTLLTATTMAWGAFVPFVPFATNVAHARAETSALNMMWQTPIGEGTTLQKYTKTFANQVVTIMVTKVDLNNPYVEVKPVYGTKGKLTDRQTVTQMARETGAVAAINADFFNMSKRGAPFGIVMKDDELISSMGLVSYWYALGLTGDKMAIVDKFGFGGKVTAPTGATYSIQGVNKEEYNPSDSRKSHQNQLNVYTPSFGKTSLGTIPGYKDVVEILFVDNVAKEVRVNQPGVYIPYNGYVLWGHGAAGAFLKQNFPVGATAAVEYQTTPQTLNLKQAVGGNVILVDQGKALTSFQADKSIINKTARTSVGVSQDGKTLYMVTIDASQGVYLDELAKIMAELGSYRAVNFDGGGSTTMAARMLGETHANLANKPSGGAERRVPTGLAVYNTAPAGELRGFQIDVPADVLIGQSIPLSASKGYDVHYQPYAINAGDVSWDGSQSEAGTVNGKQFTPARSGKITLTARLGNVTQNKDIQVISGIDVQQIIVSPNPITIAPGQSINLDVKIKTKKGSTVQATPLSVKASVDSSVATINDNLQLVAGNEPGNGNLTITYDGVATTVPFAVGQFEQPWLTFDNQAGMYHAANPSSISSAGSFGLVSDQTFRTKKAAKLVYNFSGAPANNMRISYGVLGANPVTIPGKPLGLGLWVNGDNSGHWLRAEAIDANGKPVYVDLAKEINWTGWKQVKGYFPSNVAYPLHLKSVYVVDQANDGITHDKGTLYFDEFSLLLGNKTGQPSDVAVVPELPGSMSLGAELDLHYSLENTASYLDSALIDVESIVTQPMPGYVPADYSFTIKPGELKAGQEDAISTSSIQLTLAPKQWLAGKGVGLLYVNQVNNTLDPLLGTMNAQGQWAYQVNSYGKYIPYYMDNAGTSSAGFTDIAKHPAKAEITYMAEKGYVKGLTETTFGPEVSLTRAQFVTLLARSFEWELPSSPKLKFKDKVPSYAQGAVQVAVSKGLVKGYNNNTFRPDQPVTRAEAAVILDRLVNKKGATKKVSDKGTWPSWATTSINNMVGLGLIDPVGGNYQPNKPTTRAVCVVALYRILHQAK, from the coding sequence ATGAGAGCGCAAAGGATAGTGACGCTGCTCACGGCTACGACCATGGCCTGGGGAGCTTTTGTTCCGTTTGTGCCGTTTGCGACCAATGTCGCACACGCCAGAGCGGAAACAAGTGCATTGAATATGATGTGGCAAACCCCAATTGGTGAAGGGACCACTTTGCAGAAATATACGAAAACATTTGCCAATCAAGTAGTCACGATCATGGTGACCAAGGTTGATCTGAATAATCCTTACGTTGAGGTCAAACCGGTATACGGGACGAAAGGTAAGCTGACAGACAGACAGACGGTTACACAAATGGCGCGTGAAACCGGAGCTGTAGCAGCGATCAATGCCGACTTTTTTAACATGTCGAAGCGGGGAGCGCCGTTTGGCATTGTCATGAAAGACGATGAACTCATTTCTTCTATGGGCTTGGTCTCCTACTGGTACGCGCTGGGCTTGACTGGAGACAAGATGGCCATCGTCGACAAGTTTGGCTTTGGCGGCAAGGTTACTGCTCCTACTGGCGCTACCTATTCGATTCAGGGTGTCAACAAGGAAGAGTACAACCCGAGTGATTCACGAAAAAGTCACCAGAACCAACTGAACGTCTATACCCCTTCCTTTGGCAAAACCAGCTTGGGGACGATACCGGGCTACAAAGATGTCGTCGAGATTCTGTTTGTAGACAACGTAGCCAAAGAAGTTCGTGTGAATCAACCTGGCGTATACATACCTTACAACGGCTATGTCCTTTGGGGACATGGAGCAGCAGGAGCATTCCTCAAGCAAAACTTCCCTGTAGGCGCTACTGCAGCGGTTGAGTACCAAACGACACCACAGACACTCAACCTAAAGCAAGCGGTAGGCGGCAATGTGATTTTGGTTGATCAAGGGAAAGCGCTCACTTCCTTTCAAGCGGACAAGTCTATCATCAACAAGACGGCACGCACATCGGTCGGAGTTTCCCAGGATGGGAAGACCTTGTACATGGTCACGATCGATGCGAGCCAAGGCGTTTATTTGGACGAACTGGCAAAAATCATGGCGGAGCTCGGTTCTTATCGGGCTGTAAACTTTGACGGTGGCGGCTCTACGACCATGGCAGCTCGCATGCTGGGTGAGACACACGCAAATCTGGCGAATAAGCCGAGCGGCGGTGCTGAGCGCCGTGTACCTACTGGACTGGCCGTATACAACACGGCACCTGCTGGAGAATTGAGAGGCTTCCAAATCGATGTACCGGCAGATGTGCTAATCGGACAATCTATCCCGCTCAGTGCATCCAAAGGTTATGACGTTCATTACCAGCCGTACGCGATCAATGCAGGCGATGTGAGTTGGGATGGCAGTCAGTCCGAAGCGGGAACCGTAAATGGCAAGCAATTCACACCAGCTCGCTCTGGCAAGATCACATTGACTGCGCGATTGGGCAATGTGACGCAAAATAAAGACATTCAAGTCATTTCCGGCATCGATGTGCAGCAAATCATCGTTTCCCCGAATCCGATTACCATTGCACCGGGACAATCCATTAATCTCGATGTCAAAATCAAAACGAAAAAGGGCTCTACCGTACAAGCGACGCCACTTAGCGTAAAAGCGAGTGTTGATTCTTCTGTAGCGACAATTAACGACAATCTGCAATTGGTAGCAGGCAATGAGCCGGGCAACGGAAACCTGACGATTACGTATGATGGCGTGGCGACAACCGTACCATTTGCCGTTGGACAATTCGAGCAGCCATGGCTCACCTTCGATAATCAGGCAGGCATGTACCATGCCGCAAATCCATCCAGCATCAGTTCGGCTGGTTCGTTCGGGCTCGTCTCCGATCAGACATTCCGCACGAAAAAGGCAGCGAAGCTGGTGTACAACTTCTCAGGAGCACCAGCGAACAACATGCGGATTTCGTACGGTGTGCTGGGGGCAAACCCTGTGACGATTCCTGGCAAGCCGCTCGGATTGGGCTTATGGGTCAATGGGGACAACAGCGGACATTGGCTCCGTGCAGAAGCAATTGATGCAAACGGCAAGCCGGTCTACGTCGATCTGGCAAAAGAGATCAATTGGACAGGCTGGAAGCAAGTGAAAGGCTACTTCCCGAGCAATGTTGCCTATCCATTGCATCTGAAGAGTGTGTATGTCGTTGACCAAGCCAATGATGGCATTACACACGACAAAGGAACACTGTATTTCGACGAATTCTCGCTCCTCTTGGGCAACAAGACAGGTCAACCGAGCGATGTGGCCGTTGTCCCTGAACTGCCAGGCAGCATGTCACTCGGAGCGGAGCTTGATCTCCATTACTCCTTAGAAAATACCGCATCTTATCTGGATAGTGCACTGATTGATGTGGAGTCGATCGTGACCCAGCCGATGCCAGGATATGTACCTGCGGATTATTCGTTTACGATTAAACCAGGCGAACTAAAAGCAGGGCAAGAGGACGCGATTTCCACTTCGTCGATTCAGTTGACCTTGGCACCGAAGCAATGGCTTGCTGGAAAAGGCGTTGGACTCTTGTACGTAAACCAAGTAAACAATACGTTGGATCCGCTGCTGGGAACCATGAATGCTCAAGGTCAGTGGGCATATCAAGTCAATAGCTACGGCAAGTACATTCCGTACTACATGGACAATGCTGGCACGAGCAGCGCTGGATTTACAGATATCGCGAAGCATCCAGCCAAGGCAGAAATCACCTACATGGCGGAAAAAGGCTACGTGAAGGGTTTGACCGAGACGACGTTCGGCCCAGAGGTTTCTCTGACAAGAGCACAGTTCGTCACCCTGCTCGCGCGCTCTTTTGAATGGGAGCTTCCTTCCTCACCAAAGCTGAAATTCAAGGATAAGGTGCCTTCCTATGCGCAAGGTGCCGTACAGGTTGCCGTTTCCAAAGGCCTGGTGAAAGGGTATAACAATAATACCTTCCGTCCGGATCAGCCAGTGACTCGCGCAGAGGCCGCAGTCATTCTCGATCGTCTCGTGAATAAAAAGGGGGCGACGAAAAAGGTCTCCGATAAAGGAACCTGGCCATCCTGGGCAACCACATCCATCAACAACATGGTCGGACTTGGTCTGATTGATCCAGTTGGAGGAAATTATCAGCCGAATAAACCGACGACGAGAGCAGTGTGTGTCGTAGCGCTCTATCGCATCCTGCATCAAGCTAAATAG
- the bioB gene encoding biotin synthase BioB, whose amino-acid sequence MNQSTCLDWKGYAHKAIAKEEFTQEEAMKVLQAPDDELLLVMNEAFHVRKHFFGKKVKLNMIINAKSGLCPEDCGYCSQSIVSNAPVSKYTMLDKETLLAGAREAMNRQAGTYCIVASGRGPTEKELGQVIEAVKEIRETMPLKICACLGILSDEQAMRLKDSGVHRYNHNLNTSRNHYEAITTTHTYDQRVQTVDTAKRAGMSPCAGVIIGMGESDEEIVEMAFALRNLDADSIPINFLNAIPGTPLEDKGRTPAMKALRVLALFRFICPDKEIRVAGGREVNLRTLQPLSLYAANSLFVGDYLTTPGQEITTDHQMIEDLGFEIELCAL is encoded by the coding sequence ATGAATCAAAGCACCTGTCTGGATTGGAAGGGATACGCTCATAAAGCGATTGCTAAAGAAGAGTTTACGCAGGAAGAGGCAATGAAGGTGTTACAAGCGCCGGATGATGAGCTGCTGCTGGTCATGAACGAAGCGTTTCACGTCAGAAAGCACTTTTTCGGCAAAAAGGTCAAACTGAATATGATCATCAACGCCAAGAGCGGCCTATGCCCGGAGGATTGCGGTTACTGCTCGCAGTCGATTGTTTCGAATGCTCCCGTATCCAAGTACACGATGCTGGACAAGGAAACATTGCTCGCAGGTGCGCGAGAAGCCATGAATCGACAGGCAGGTACATACTGTATCGTCGCCTCAGGACGTGGTCCTACGGAAAAGGAGCTGGGGCAGGTCATCGAGGCAGTCAAAGAAATCCGCGAGACGATGCCGCTGAAAATTTGTGCGTGTCTTGGGATATTAAGCGACGAACAAGCAATGCGCCTAAAAGATTCAGGTGTGCACCGCTACAACCATAATCTCAATACGAGTCGTAACCATTACGAAGCGATTACGACAACGCACACGTACGATCAACGTGTACAGACAGTCGATACCGCAAAAAGAGCAGGGATGTCGCCCTGCGCAGGCGTGATCATCGGTATGGGGGAGAGCGATGAGGAGATCGTTGAAATGGCATTTGCCCTGCGCAATCTCGATGCAGATTCCATCCCGATCAATTTTTTAAATGCGATTCCCGGAACCCCGCTGGAGGATAAAGGACGAACTCCGGCAATGAAGGCGCTTCGTGTTCTCGCCTTGTTCCGATTTATTTGCCCAGATAAAGAAATTCGCGTTGCGGGTGGTCGCGAAGTGAATTTGCGCACCTTGCAGCCGCTTTCCTTGTATGCAGCCAACTCATTGTTTGTAGGCGACTATTTGACGACTCCCGGGCAAGAAATCACGACAGACCATCAGATGATTGAAGACCTCGGGTTTGAAATCGAGCTGTGTGCGCTGTAG
- the bioD gene encoding dethiobiotin synthase, translating to MADRSFSGLFITGTDTGVGKTIVTAGIASVLRETGVNIGVWKPVQSGARAHDEGSDAMHLRTWSGVPDACEEIAPLCFEAPLTPFLAAEAEGKSLTMEEVIAGGRPLMERYPALLVEGAGGLIVPLTPTETMADLAARLNLPMLIVARAGLGTINHTLLSVWYARELGIEVVGVILNQSNSAGVIDESVKTNASMIESYGGVPVWGVLPWIDQPLERQQLTQLIQECVDIGQLCPWSHK from the coding sequence ATGGCTGATCGCTCCTTTTCCGGATTGTTCATCACAGGAACAGATACAGGGGTAGGCAAAACGATCGTGACTGCCGGAATCGCATCTGTGTTGCGTGAGACAGGAGTGAACATCGGGGTTTGGAAGCCAGTCCAGTCAGGTGCACGAGCGCATGATGAGGGCAGTGACGCTATGCACTTGAGAACGTGGAGCGGAGTGCCTGACGCATGTGAGGAGATAGCCCCGCTCTGTTTTGAGGCACCGCTTACCCCTTTTCTGGCTGCAGAAGCAGAGGGGAAAAGCTTGACGATGGAGGAAGTAATCGCCGGAGGGCGACCCCTGATGGAACGTTATCCAGCACTCCTCGTCGAAGGAGCCGGTGGTCTGATTGTGCCATTGACTCCAACCGAAACGATGGCGGATCTTGCTGCTCGACTGAACCTGCCCATGCTTATCGTGGCTCGGGCTGGGCTCGGCACGATTAACCATACGCTCTTGTCCGTTTGGTATGCACGGGAACTCGGGATCGAGGTTGTAGGTGTCATCCTGAATCAAAGCAACTCAGCTGGTGTCATCGATGAGAGTGTCAAAACAAACGCGAGCATGATTGAGAGCTACGGTGGAGTTCCCGTATGGGGCGTGCTTCCGTGGATAGACCAGCCGTTAGAGCGCCAGCAGTTGACACAGCTGATCCAAGAATGTGTAGACATCGGACAGTTGTGTCCGTGGAGCCATAAATAA